One window of Metopolophium dirhodum isolate CAU chromosome 3, ASM1992520v1, whole genome shotgun sequence genomic DNA carries:
- the LOC132942156 gene encoding eukaryotic translation initiation factor 5, producing MGSLNVNRNVSDAFYRYKMPRLMAKVEGKGNGIKTVIVNMAEVAKAIGRPATYPTKFFGCELGAQTQFDFKHDRFIVNGAHDAGKLQDLLDGFIRKYVLCPECDNPETELMISTRKGTIHQGCKACGYYGSLESNHKLNAYILKNPPNLNPAAQGSSLTEGKRNKRSKNGGKNGEGGRSSSPEDNNSELIVEAPGKLAEDDSNDNWAVDVSEAAVRARMQDLTDGAKGLTIDEDTDKTEKERMDIFYNKVQKARDSGLISDSVTIKEIVAEAERLEVKSKATLVLAELLFDDKIHLQLKKHRVLFLRFCHEDQKAQRYLLGGIEQVIGLHKSSLLPKVSAILKLFYDADILEESILLDWASKISKKYVSKELSQEIHNYANQFITWLREAEEEEESGDDSDDDVEIEYNDRVHTSTLKAKPVLPVAVKSNADDNEDDVDIDAI from the exons ATGGGTAGCTTAAACGTTAATCGGAATGTCAGTGATGCATTCTATCGATATAAAATGCCTAGACTTATGGCTAAAGTCGAAGGCAAGGGTAATGGCATCAAAACCGTAATTGTCAATATGGCTGAAGTAGCTAAAGCTATTGGAAGACCGGCTACat atcCAACTAAGTTCTTTGGCTGTGAATTAGGTGCACAAACTCAATTTGACTTTAAACATGATAGATTTATTGTAAATGGAGCTCATGATGCTGGCAAACTTCAA gatCTTTTGGATGGTTTTATTCGGAAGTATGTATTATGTCCAGAGTGTGATAATCCTGAAACTGAATTGATGATCAGTACTAGAAAGGGAACAATACATCAGGGTTGTAAAGCTTGTGGTTACTATGGCTCTTTGGAATCTAATCATAAACTGAATGCCTACATATTGAAGAATCCACCAA atttaaatccAGCAGCTCAAGGATCATCTTTAACTGAAGGAAAACGTAACAAGCGTTCTAAGAATGGTGGCAAAAACGGTGAAGGAGGCAGGTCTAGTTCTCCAGAAGACAACAATTCAGAATTGATTGTTGAAGCTCCAGGAAAATTAGCTGAAGAC gaCAGTAATGATAATTGGGCTGTTGATGTATCTGAAGCCGCAGTTAGAGCTCGTATGCAAGATTTAACTGACGGAGCTAAAGGATTAACCATTGATGAAGATACAGATAAGACTGAAAAAGAAAGAATggatatattttacaacaag GTTCAAAAAGCACGTGATTCCGGTTTAATTTCAGATTCAGTTACAATCAAAGAAATTGTGGCTGAAGCTGAGCGCTTAGAAGTAAAGAGCAAAGCTACATTAGTGTTAGCTGAACTATTGTTTGATGATAAAATCCATTTGCAG TTGAAAAAACATCGTGTCTTGTTCTTACGTTTTTGTCATGAGGATCAAAAGGCTCAACGATATCTTTTGGGAGGAATAGAACAAGTGATTGGACTCCATAAAAGTAGTTTGTTGCCAAAAGTTTCTGCTATactaaag CTATTCTACGATGCCGACATTTTGGAGGAGTCTATATTATTAGACTGGGCTAGTAAGATTAGCAAGAAATATGTCTCTAAAGAACTTAGCCAGGAAATACATAACTATGCTAATCAGTTCATTACATGGTTACGTGAAgctgaagaagaagaagagAGCGGAGATGACAGTGATGATGATGTAGag ATTGAATATAATGACCGTGTGCATACTAGCACATTAAAAGCAAAACCCGTACTGCCAGTTGCTGTCAAATCCAATGCTGATGATAATGAAGATGATGTTGATATTGATGCCATCTAA